In the Duncaniella freteri genome, one interval contains:
- a CDS encoding transposase: MNVLAILKDFTFRCKSVFENTTTKMSKRFLNWLILTIRTVALIPGKVNFTRLSRYGGRTAKTFASNFKTSVDWMKVNIGMAQDCFGPADDMAVAIDPSFISKAGRLTYGIGRFWSGVAQRVKRGLEIMAIGAISLSKHTYVMLGAVQSPDFRTLESEKQMSMLDWYVALVRSKAAELLSLTDILVADAFFSKYEFVNEVIGMGFRFVGRLRANSYLRYLAIPDSSAPRRRGRKKKYGEKVDFSNLDMSVFTSFIYEDSKGNKTRCHTAVVHSRALKRDIRIVVCPFENAEPLLYFSTDTYMRPEKIIGFYRTRFQIEFGIRDSKQFTGLQS; this comes from the coding sequence ATGAACGTATTGGCGATTCTCAAAGACTTCACCTTTCGGTGTAAGTCGGTATTTGAAAATACTACAACCAAGATGAGCAAAAGGTTCCTCAACTGGCTGATTTTAACAATACGCACTGTAGCGTTGATTCCGGGCAAAGTCAATTTTACCCGGCTGTCGCGCTATGGCGGTCGTACAGCCAAGACCTTTGCTTCCAATTTCAAAACATCCGTAGACTGGATGAAAGTCAACATAGGTATGGCGCAGGATTGTTTTGGGCCGGCCGATGACATGGCAGTGGCAATCGATCCGTCGTTCATTTCAAAAGCAGGCAGACTGACGTATGGCATAGGCCGTTTCTGGTCAGGGGTGGCACAACGTGTGAAACGCGGTCTGGAGATAATGGCAATTGGGGCAATAAGTCTGAGTAAACATACATACGTGATGCTCGGTGCTGTCCAGTCACCGGACTTCAGGACTCTTGAATCTGAGAAACAAATGTCAATGCTTGACTGGTATGTGGCACTTGTCAGGTCAAAGGCGGCAGAGCTGCTCTCACTGACGGATATTCTGGTTGCCGATGCCTTTTTCTCCAAATATGAGTTTGTAAATGAAGTGATTGGCATGGGATTTCGATTTGTCGGGAGATTACGTGCCAACTCATATCTGAGGTATCTGGCCATACCGGATTCCTCCGCCCCGCGAAGACGCGGCAGAAAGAAAAAGTATGGAGAGAAAGTGGATTTCTCCAACCTTGACATGTCCGTGTTCACTTCATTCATATATGAGGATTCCAAAGGAAACAAAACCCGATGTCACACGGCGGTCGTACATTCGAGGGCATTGAAACGCGACATCCGTATCGTGGTCTGTCCGTTTGAAAACGCAGAGCCTCTTCTTTACTTCTCTACCGACACCTATATGAGGCCTGAAAAGATCATCGGTTTCTACCGCACCCGCTTTCAGATTGAGTTCGGTATACGCGATTCCAAGCAGTTTACCGGACTTCAGTCATAA
- a CDS encoding IS4 family transposase produces the protein MNAGRYIFSQIVDFLPKRKFERIMEHRTKNKVEDRTLGWQLSYWGQLLVLIFGQLLGCRSLRELSDITTAHRKKSFHLGFGKEAVDRNILSRCNTNRDWHVFEEFANHMIVLAQEARIDREFCIGGKFYAFDSSTIDLCMSVYDWAKFRSTKSGIKLHTQLDIVTQIPVMINITNASVHDVNAMDIIDYEPLAGYIFDRGYWDLDRLHKIEELGAFFVIREKAKPKFIVEDGLDMPENGNILQDYTVRFTGRRNASNYPSRIRRIVAYIPDLKRSFVFYTNNFFLSAEQIVFLYKNRWQVELFFKWIKQHLRVTTFWGNSETSVRIQIYAAICTYCVVAIIEHKMKLERNIYEVMRILGSSLLVKEHIKDLLTPEPVPAQIANCHPTLDLEFD, from the coding sequence ATGAATGCAGGACGATACATTTTCAGCCAGATTGTTGACTTTTTGCCAAAACGCAAATTTGAAAGAATCATGGAGCATCGTACCAAAAATAAGGTTGAGGACAGAACCCTCGGATGGCAGTTGTCTTATTGGGGACAGTTGCTTGTCCTTATATTCGGTCAACTGCTCGGATGTCGAAGTCTCCGTGAACTCTCGGATATCACTACAGCACATCGCAAGAAATCCTTTCATCTCGGATTTGGCAAAGAAGCGGTAGACCGTAATATTCTCTCCAGATGCAATACCAATCGTGATTGGCATGTGTTCGAGGAGTTCGCCAACCATATGATTGTGCTGGCTCAGGAAGCCCGTATAGACCGGGAATTTTGTATCGGCGGCAAGTTCTATGCGTTCGATTCCTCCACGATTGACCTTTGCATGAGTGTTTATGACTGGGCAAAGTTCAGAAGCACCAAGTCCGGCATTAAACTGCATACCCAACTTGATATAGTGACGCAGATTCCAGTTATGATAAACATCACCAATGCCTCGGTTCATGATGTAAATGCGATGGATATCATTGATTATGAACCGTTGGCCGGTTATATCTTCGACCGTGGATACTGGGACTTGGATAGGCTTCATAAGATTGAGGAACTTGGAGCCTTCTTTGTCATAAGAGAGAAGGCTAAGCCGAAGTTCATTGTCGAGGATGGTCTGGACATGCCCGAGAATGGAAACATTCTTCAAGATTATACCGTAAGGTTTACCGGTAGACGCAATGCATCCAATTACCCTTCCCGGATTAGACGTATTGTAGCGTATATCCCTGACCTGAAGAGAAGTTTTGTTTTTTACACAAATAATTTCTTCCTGTCTGCCGAACAGATTGTGTTCCTTTACAAGAACCGATGGCAGGTGGAGCTTTTCTTCAAATGGATCAAACAGCACCTTAGAGTCACCACATTCTGGGGTAATTCCGAGACATCCGTCAGAATACAAATTTATGCGGCTATATGCACTTACTGCGTTGTCGCAATAATCGAACATAAAATGAAACTTGAAAGAAACATCTACGAAGTCATGAGAATCCTCGGCAGCTCCCTGCTTGTCAAGGAGCATATCAAGGACTTGTTGACTCCAGAACCGGTGCCAGCACAAATAGCAAATTGCCATCCAACTCTTGACCTCGAATTTGATTAA
- a CDS encoding phage integrase SAM-like domain-containing protein — translation MATTPSPKKLTPFHVRNKDLKKETATLFIRVHTRKIDVLVSTLLQVEVSEWLKATASPRAWLAHQKKNYQLHAKLTQIEGIVKAHLAKLNFDREALDMDVRYISEPEKVEAERKAKEEAAEAERKALAKKEAAREKARKKAEEKKRIEDEKNRLIWSFLVQFVEDIKSGARKIGSKDYSAGSCKTWKSYIGVYEGFDPLHQFGWADINRAFVSRYINYLRRHGYMPKVVNKHMTNLKALINAAFIDGVHDNQRAASLIVKNKIEDRDKAVEIYLTEEELQALYEMPLTGKKEHVRDVFLIGCYTCQRVSDYNNLNKDHFETTRKGTRIIRLVQQKTKTEVTIPVMNENLIAICEKYGYNIPKANEQVLNRYIKDILEDLSERVSTLKEKVPTNLTMKQKDALKKEGKEPETDLNGNVLLPRFKCVTSHTARRTGITNMYLSHKYDIVQMMHVSGHKTQKTFMDYIKLSSEEIADEIAARTKKDSEMW, via the coding sequence ATGGCAACAACACCCTCTCCGAAAAAATTGACCCCGTTTCATGTCCGCAACAAGGATTTGAAAAAGGAAACAGCGACACTGTTTATCCGTGTACATACCCGCAAGATTGACGTGCTTGTTTCGACGCTCCTGCAAGTGGAGGTAAGCGAGTGGCTCAAAGCAACCGCTTCGCCCCGTGCGTGGCTGGCACATCAGAAAAAGAATTATCAACTTCACGCCAAACTGACGCAGATTGAAGGCATTGTGAAAGCGCACCTCGCCAAACTAAATTTCGACCGCGAGGCTCTTGACATGGATGTGCGCTACATTTCCGAGCCGGAGAAAGTCGAGGCTGAACGAAAGGCGAAAGAGGAAGCGGCAGAAGCAGAGCGAAAGGCTTTGGCAAAGAAAGAGGCGGCAAGAGAAAAAGCCCGTAAGAAAGCCGAGGAGAAGAAACGCATTGAGGATGAGAAGAACCGTCTTATCTGGTCATTCCTCGTTCAGTTTGTCGAAGACATCAAGAGCGGCGCACGGAAGATTGGCAGCAAGGACTATTCAGCTGGATCCTGCAAGACTTGGAAAAGCTATATAGGCGTTTATGAAGGCTTCGACCCCTTGCATCAGTTCGGTTGGGCTGACATTAACCGCGCCTTTGTAAGTCGCTATATCAACTATCTCAGGCGGCACGGCTATATGCCCAAGGTAGTCAACAAGCACATGACAAATCTGAAAGCACTTATCAACGCCGCGTTCATTGACGGTGTTCATGACAATCAACGCGCCGCTTCGCTCATAGTCAAGAATAAGATTGAAGACCGCGATAAGGCAGTCGAGATTTATCTCACCGAGGAAGAGTTACAAGCACTCTATGAAATGCCGTTGACCGGGAAGAAAGAGCATGTGCGCGATGTTTTTCTCATCGGTTGCTATACTTGTCAGCGAGTGAGCGATTATAACAATCTCAACAAAGACCATTTTGAAACGACGCGGAAAGGCACACGCATCATTAGGTTGGTACAGCAGAAAACTAAGACCGAGGTGACAATCCCGGTGATGAACGAGAACCTTATTGCCATCTGTGAGAAATATGGTTACAATATTCCGAAAGCCAACGAGCAGGTGCTGAATCGTTACATAAAGGACATACTTGAAGATTTGTCTGAACGTGTATCGACACTGAAAGAGAAAGTGCCGACCAATCTGACTATGAAGCAGAAGGACGCATTGAAAAAAGAAGGCAAGGAGCCGGAGACCGACCTGAACGGCAACGTACTACTACCGCGCTTCAAATGTGTGACGAGCCACACCGCCCGACGCACCGGAATCACCAACATGTATCTCAGCCACAAATACGACATCGTGCAGATGATGCACGTCAGCGGCCACAAAACCCAAAAGACCTTCATGGACTACATCAAACTCTCCTCCGAGGAGATAGCCGACGAAATCGCCGCCCGAACCAAGAAAGATAGTGAGATGTGGTGA
- a CDS encoding sensor histidine kinase → MGRKINQSFRKLLRHQGQAKSSIVEKSKEDKPDVENLLKQDREVTRDLIHELKAFNERMDSSLNVLLKALEYKDYETIHNTALSIKALEELGTCRMELYEYLISPQSYESMASQGVSIYKEVEKLYKSINGGWSDQARIFKLTGNSYSRFKTKRIISVGLFIIIENAWKYSHPEEPIVIDFKEANSTLELTITNWGPIIEDSEIQQIYQRGYRGSEARKCDEIKGKGLGLDIAKRIFATCDVKFEIIPPNNKNIKMNGVIRYTPFTVKLIFTPMTQSFVVPLN, encoded by the coding sequence ATGGGAAGAAAAATAAATCAAAGTTTCAGAAAACTACTTAGACATCAGGGACAGGCTAAAAGTTCTATTGTGGAAAAAAGCAAAGAAGACAAACCTGATGTAGAAAATCTTCTGAAACAAGACCGAGAAGTTACTCGTGATCTCATTCATGAGCTTAAGGCTTTTAATGAACGAATGGACAGTTCACTTAATGTATTACTTAAAGCGTTGGAATACAAGGATTATGAGACAATCCATAATACAGCTTTGAGTATAAAGGCATTAGAGGAGTTGGGTACATGTCGTATGGAATTGTACGAATATCTTATTAGCCCGCAGTCATATGAATCTATGGCATCTCAAGGCGTATCAATCTATAAAGAAGTTGAGAAATTATATAAAAGTATAAATGGAGGATGGTCAGATCAAGCACGAATTTTTAAACTTACTGGAAATTCTTATTCTCGATTCAAAACAAAAAGAATTATATCAGTAGGACTCTTTATCATTATAGAAAATGCATGGAAATATTCCCATCCTGAAGAACCAATTGTGATAGATTTTAAAGAAGCTAACTCAACTCTTGAACTTACCATTACCAATTGGGGGCCAATAATTGAAGATTCAGAAATTCAGCAGATATATCAAAGAGGATATCGAGGTTCTGAGGCTCGTAAATGTGATGAAATAAAAGGTAAAGGCCTTGGACTGGATATTGCAAAAAGGATTTTTGCCACTTGTGACGTGAAATTTGAGATTATCCCACCAAACAATAAAAACATAAAGATGAATGGAGTGATTCGATACACTCCATTCACTGTTAAATTGATCTTTACGCCTATGACGCAAAGTTTCGTAGTTCCATTAAATTGA
- a CDS encoding AAA family ATPase, with amino-acid sequence MIIGRKPEQKELLDAANSEYSKFVAVYGRRRVGKTFLIRETFNYSFTFQHTGLARGKMKDQLLSFRASLQNASGRKYTQFKSWYEAFFALEEWLGTLPEGKKIVFFDELPWMDTPRSNFISGLEHFWNSWASARKDILLIACGSATSWIVNKLINNHGGLHNRLTNKILLHPFTLSECEEYSEKNKLGLSRYQLVENYMIMGGIPFYWSLIKRELSMAQNIDALFFNQEVEGLSHEYEQLYASLFNNPEPYMQVVSALATKRSGLNRDEIVNQSGIPTGGDLSRYLNELEWCGFIRKYNCMGKQSKDALYQLIDNFTIFYFQYLKSNKNNDAHFWTNNIGSALHRAWSGIAFERVCLQHIRQIKEALGISGVLSNVYSWRTEADEEKGIDKTQIDLLIDRNDGVINLCEMKFSAQEYVVSEDEEMKLRRRRGNFIEATQTKKAVHITLVTPYGLRQNAHSGIAQNIITINNIFTK; translated from the coding sequence ATGATAATAGGAAGGAAACCAGAACAAAAGGAACTGTTAGATGCCGCGAACTCTGAATATTCAAAGTTCGTGGCAGTGTATGGTCGTAGGCGTGTAGGAAAAACATTCCTTATAAGAGAGACGTTCAACTACTCGTTTACATTCCAGCATACCGGACTTGCACGAGGAAAAATGAAGGATCAGTTGCTGAGTTTCCGAGCATCACTTCAAAATGCGTCAGGGAGGAAATATACTCAGTTCAAAAGTTGGTATGAGGCATTCTTTGCGTTGGAAGAATGGCTGGGCACTCTCCCGGAGGGGAAGAAGATTGTTTTTTTTGATGAGTTACCGTGGATGGATACTCCCCGTTCAAATTTCATATCCGGGTTGGAACATTTCTGGAATAGTTGGGCTTCTGCAAGGAAAGATATTCTTTTGATAGCCTGCGGTTCTGCAACCTCATGGATTGTTAATAAACTCATAAATAATCATGGTGGGCTTCACAATCGACTAACGAATAAGATACTACTCCATCCATTTACACTTTCAGAATGTGAGGAATATTCGGAAAAGAATAAATTAGGACTTAGCCGCTATCAGTTGGTGGAGAACTACATGATTATGGGTGGTATTCCTTTTTATTGGAGCCTTATCAAACGAGAACTAAGTATGGCTCAAAATATTGATGCCCTGTTTTTTAATCAAGAGGTAGAAGGGCTATCCCACGAATATGAACAACTTTACGCTTCATTGTTCAATAATCCAGAGCCATATATGCAAGTGGTATCCGCTTTAGCGACCAAGCGAAGCGGACTAAACCGTGACGAGATTGTTAATCAGAGCGGAATCCCTACAGGTGGTGATTTATCGAGGTATCTAAACGAGCTTGAATGGTGTGGATTTATCCGTAAGTATAATTGCATGGGTAAGCAATCTAAAGATGCGCTCTATCAGCTGATTGACAACTTCACCATTTTCTATTTCCAGTATTTGAAAAGTAACAAGAACAACGATGCTCATTTCTGGACCAATAACATTGGATCGGCCTTGCATCGCGCATGGAGCGGCATTGCCTTTGAACGAGTGTGCCTTCAACACATCAGGCAAATCAAAGAAGCCCTTGGAATATCCGGCGTACTATCGAATGTCTATAGTTGGAGAACCGAGGCCGATGAAGAAAAAGGAATTGACAAGACTCAGATAGACTTGTTGATTGACCGCAATGATGGTGTCATAAATCTTTGCGAGATGAAATTCTCGGCTCAGGAATATGTCGTTTCAGAAGATGAGGAAATGAAACTACGTCGCCGCCGAGGCAACTTCATCGAAGCCACCCAAACAAAAAAGGCGGTACATATCACGCTTGTGACACCTTATGGACTGAGACAAAATGCTCATTCCGGGATTGCTCAAAATATAATTACAATTAATAATATCTTCACAAAATAA
- a CDS encoding helix-turn-helix transcriptional regulator, with protein MNLYNLLQASLSDPNSPNILLTVSLSDLHQLVVDTIDATRDRLLPLFMKADEDRLLTKAEVCAKLGIKPTSVWNLVQKGKLTAIKVGRSSRYKLSEVTAILDAKND; from the coding sequence ATGAATTTATATAACCTTCTCCAAGCCTCTCTCTCCGACCCCAACTCTCCCAACATTCTCCTTACCGTCAGCCTCAGTGATCTCCATCAGCTTGTGGTTGACACCATCGACGCCACCCGCGACCGTCTTCTGCCCCTATTCATGAAGGCGGATGAAGACCGACTTCTTACCAAAGCCGAAGTTTGTGCCAAACTCGGTATCAAGCCGACATCGGTATGGAACCTTGTGCAAAAGGGTAAACTCACCGCAATCAAGGTTGGCCGCAGCAGCCGCTACAAACTGAGCGAGGTGACCGCGATTCTTGATGCTAAAAACGATTGA
- a CDS encoding primase-helicase family protein, with protein sequence MKENDTHTTAELPEDRFERIGTTYYKLVRQPNAAGQLVERSIPWTIEAIRQDYGKDFLANIPKYDGFCCVPAHIDYQPVIGNFKNKYSPLTHLPEEGVWPHIEALVRHIFGDQYELGLDYLQILYTMPLQKLPILLLVSEERNTGKSTFLNFLKLVFEANLTFNTNENFRSQFNDDWNGKLIIVVDEVLLNKREDSERLKNLSTTYNYKMEAKGRDREEVSFFAKFVLCSNNEYLPVVIDPGETRYWVRKIPQLASDDTCFLEKIRDEIPAFLHAMSNRQLSTTEESRMWFDPKLIDTEALQKIIRANRNRVEVELAELLTDIMDSRKIDAVDFCLNDILNLFDYQRVKADRSALRKVVQDCWKLRPAQNSLCYTTYQMGVFLNEPAYVESKKVGRFYTVTRQMLENL encoded by the coding sequence ATGAAAGAAAATGACACTCACACCACCGCCGAACTGCCCGAAGACCGCTTTGAGCGCATCGGCACGACCTACTACAAGCTCGTCCGACAGCCCAATGCCGCCGGACAGCTTGTGGAACGCAGCATACCGTGGACTATCGAGGCTATCCGTCAGGACTATGGCAAGGACTTCCTCGCCAACATTCCGAAGTATGATGGATTCTGCTGTGTCCCTGCCCATATTGACTATCAGCCCGTAATCGGCAATTTCAAGAACAAGTATTCGCCGCTGACACATCTGCCGGAAGAAGGCGTGTGGCCTCACATCGAGGCACTCGTGCGCCATATATTCGGCGACCAATACGAACTCGGTCTTGACTACCTGCAAATCCTCTACACCATGCCGTTGCAGAAACTACCGATACTCCTGCTGGTATCCGAGGAACGCAACACAGGTAAATCCACATTCCTCAATTTCCTCAAACTTGTATTTGAGGCAAATCTCACGTTCAACACCAACGAGAATTTCCGCAGTCAGTTCAACGATGATTGGAACGGCAAGCTGATAATCGTGGTTGACGAGGTGCTGCTCAACAAGCGCGAGGATTCGGAGCGTCTGAAGAATCTCAGCACCACCTACAACTACAAGATGGAAGCCAAAGGACGCGACCGCGAGGAGGTGAGTTTCTTCGCCAAGTTCGTGCTATGCTCCAACAACGAGTATCTGCCCGTAGTCATAGACCCAGGTGAAACCCGTTATTGGGTGAGGAAGATACCGCAGTTGGCATCTGACGACACCTGTTTCTTGGAGAAGATCCGCGATGAAATCCCGGCATTTCTCCATGCCATGAGCAACCGTCAGCTGTCCACAACCGAGGAAAGTCGGATGTGGTTTGACCCTAAGCTGATTGACACCGAGGCGTTGCAGAAGATAATACGCGCCAACCGCAACCGTGTCGAGGTAGAACTCGCGGAACTGCTTACCGATATAATGGACAGCCGGAAGATTGATGCCGTTGACTTCTGCCTCAACGACATTCTCAACCTTTTCGACTATCAGCGGGTAAAGGCCGACCGCTCGGCACTGAGAAAAGTGGTGCAGGATTGTTGGAAGTTGCGACCAGCCCAGAACTCGCTATGCTACACCACCTATCAGATGGGAGTGTTCCTCAACGAACCAGCATACGTCGAGAGCAAGAAGGTCGGACGCTTCTATACCGTAACACGGCAGATGTTAGAGAACCTTTAA
- a CDS encoding plasmid mobilization protein, with product MKPKTTAKSNLKNGNRNGRPALPENEKQSIIRPTKFNQEQDAVLMENFHSSGLSCVSEYIRAVSLNPKIVPRLTEEELRIARTLSGFSNNFNQFVRLCHIHGLEAMAAEAEFYLGKFRCLFGKFNND from the coding sequence ATGAAGCCCAAGACAACCGCCAAGTCAAATCTGAAGAACGGCAACCGCAACGGTCGCCCGGCTCTTCCCGAAAATGAGAAGCAGTCGATAATCAGACCCACCAAATTCAACCAGGAGCAGGATGCCGTGCTGATGGAGAACTTTCATAGCAGCGGACTCTCCTGCGTAAGCGAATATATCCGGGCCGTGTCACTCAATCCCAAGATTGTTCCACGGCTGACCGAGGAAGAACTGCGGATAGCCCGTACTCTATCCGGCTTCAGCAACAACTTCAACCAGTTCGTGAGGCTCTGCCATATCCACGGACTCGAAGCGATGGCAGCAGAGGCTGAGTTTTACCTCGGCAAGTTCCGATGCCTCTTTGGAAAATTCAATAACGATTAA
- a CDS encoding relaxase/mobilization nuclease domain-containing protein, producing the protein MIAYIINGKSFGNCVDYVTRRTLEEKLSAEAAQKQRADEKKYESNNGEGIVYHLSKDWELIGASSDIRLYEGRKAIADDIARPTRTRKPIKDPVGHISLDFHPKDAPKMTNERMADIACDYMKRMGLDNTPYIIVRHFDKAHPHCHLVFSRVDYDGKILTQTTNFKKNERVCKALNLKHRLMQGRSKLDTDVSKLRGKEKVRYKLTHDLARLFVSPDVKDWNSFLIVLLRNGITTKEKVGKSGRTNLYYCVGKQSFWSMKLDPFLTRENLERVFRERIERRLKESESVIKRAERHAVEEPKLEKKATSQPRVSAQSQSPIQSHKPIVIPPLPFEFLWNVPKSDEAAYRRGETVYTFARKPADRYKAYYWIWYDFKTGKPQCSFDPPKSRDIPPVFLQQVVSSGKTSSHQSESSDFRMSHVSLSNAPNDEVCIAHGEPVSGDFKQFLENHPDMDFYDAKRKFKEEQKAKQKSRQGTKLSPS; encoded by the coding sequence ATGATTGCATACATCATTAACGGCAAGAGTTTCGGCAACTGCGTTGACTATGTGACGCGCCGGACACTTGAAGAGAAACTGAGCGCGGAAGCCGCTCAGAAGCAGAGAGCCGATGAGAAAAAGTATGAGTCCAACAACGGTGAAGGCATAGTTTACCACCTTTCCAAAGACTGGGAACTGATAGGCGCATCTTCCGATATTCGGCTCTATGAAGGCCGCAAGGCTATCGCTGATGACATAGCACGCCCTACGAGGACAAGGAAGCCTATTAAAGATCCGGTGGGTCATATCTCACTCGACTTCCACCCGAAGGACGCACCCAAAATGACCAACGAAAGAATGGCCGACATTGCTTGCGATTATATGAAGCGAATGGGTTTGGACAACACTCCCTATATCATCGTCCGGCACTTCGACAAGGCTCATCCGCATTGCCACCTTGTGTTCAGCCGCGTTGATTACGACGGCAAGATTCTCACGCAGACCACCAACTTCAAAAAGAACGAGCGCGTCTGCAAAGCCCTCAACCTCAAACACCGGCTCATGCAAGGCAGAAGCAAACTTGATACCGATGTCAGCAAACTGCGCGGAAAGGAGAAGGTAAGATACAAACTGACCCATGATCTTGCCCGACTGTTTGTCTCGCCCGATGTAAAAGATTGGAATTCTTTTCTCATTGTCCTTTTGCGGAACGGCATTACTACAAAAGAGAAAGTCGGTAAAAGCGGTAGGACGAATCTTTATTACTGCGTGGGCAAGCAGTCGTTTTGGTCTATGAAACTTGACCCATTTCTCACTCGGGAGAATCTTGAAAGAGTTTTTAGGGAGAGAATTGAACGGCGACTCAAGGAGTCTGAATCCGTTATTAAGCGAGCAGAACGCCATGCGGTCGAAGAACCAAAGCTCGAGAAAAAAGCAACTTCGCAGCCGAGAGTATCTGCCCAATCGCAGAGCCCCATTCAATCGCACAAGCCGATTGTCATACCACCATTGCCTTTTGAATTCTTGTGGAATGTACCTAAGAGTGATGAGGCGGCATACCGTAGAGGCGAGACGGTTTACACATTTGCACGCAAACCGGCTGATAGGTATAAGGCATACTACTGGATATGGTATGACTTCAAGACCGGAAAGCCACAATGCAGCTTCGACCCGCCCAAGAGCCGAGACATCCCTCCTGTATTCCTGCAACAAGTGGTATCATCCGGCAAGACATCTTCTCATCAGTCTGAATCATCTGACTTCCGAATGTCGCATGTATCACTGAGCAATGCTCCCAATGATGAAGTTTGCATCGCCCATGGCGAACCAGTCTCGGGTGATTTCAAGCAATTCCTTGAAAACCACCCCGACATGGACTTCTACGATGCCAAGCGTAAGTTCAAGGAAGAGCAAAAAGCCAAGCAAAAATCCCGTCAAGGTACAAAGCTCAGCCCGTCATAA
- a CDS encoding DUF6268 family outer membrane beta-barrel protein, producing the protein MRQIILLIIFFQTLLISAQGYITFDNFSTSRLRNDAGEYFGSGSMQMISGGYNIPLYTKTNERNQLTALSISTYATYADLSNTGEASSFNPDKIINTGLSLSYIHPISKKWSILVAGGAGIYAPADEIKMNSVLGNGGVIFIFRLNNNLSLGIGGGVSNSYGVPMAMPMIYLSWQRNGKFMFSIDMSNTIKISTSTILWDKLKLELAPMEVDGLMAVRHTDDGDQIYSMVMLQSYFSPSFLFSKKFSLFAKIGGNWIRGISAKERSLKSFFDGFRSNNNEAPYFNVSLRLSAGIRFSF; encoded by the coding sequence ATGAGACAAATTATTTTATTGATTATATTTTTTCAAACGCTGCTAATATCAGCTCAAGGTTACATCACATTTGACAACTTCTCTACGAGCCGGTTACGTAATGATGCCGGAGAATATTTCGGTTCGGGAAGTATGCAGATGATTTCGGGAGGATACAATATTCCTCTTTATACTAAAACAAACGAGCGAAATCAATTGACCGCCCTGTCAATCAGTACGTATGCCACATATGCTGATTTGTCAAACACGGGAGAAGCGTCCTCTTTCAATCCGGATAAAATCATCAATACCGGCCTTAGCCTTTCTTATATTCATCCCATCTCTAAGAAATGGAGCATACTGGTAGCTGGAGGAGCCGGAATTTATGCTCCTGCGGATGAAATCAAAATGAACTCTGTTTTGGGAAACGGAGGGGTAATTTTCATTTTCCGTCTAAACAACAATCTAAGTCTTGGTATTGGAGGTGGCGTTTCCAATTCATACGGTGTACCCATGGCGATGCCTATGATATATCTAAGTTGGCAGCGCAATGGAAAATTTATGTTTAGCATAGATATGTCTAATACCATCAAAATTTCCACCTCAACCATTCTATGGGATAAACTCAAACTCGAATTAGCTCCGATGGAAGTAGATGGACTGATGGCTGTCAGACATACCGACGACGGAGATCAGATTTACTCTATGGTTATGTTACAGTCCTATTTTTCTCCATCATTCCTATTCAGCAAGAAATTCAGCTTATTTGCTAAAATCGGAGGGAATTGGATACGAGGTATAAGTGCAAAAGAGCGGAGTCTGAAATCATTCTTTGATGGTTTCAGGAGCAATAATAATGAAGCCCCCTATTTTAATGTTTCCCTTAGATTGTCAGCAGGCATCAGATTCAGTTTCTAA